The genome window TGTGAGGAACGTAGCTGGATCACTTTTCCTGTTTGTATATCTAATTTTGAGTATCATACGCATcattgaagaaagaaaatgttCTAATGGAAAAGAAGAGTTTTTTCAACCCTTTTGTTTATATGCATGGTTTTGGTGATTAGACTGTAATTTGATCCTCCTTCATTTGGGAAGTTATGCGGCTATATGGTGTTTTCCTAGGAGCCGCTTCAAGAATAATATTATGTTTTGTGAAATCATTTTCTGCAAAGGCACCTATTGCTAAGTGGCTTAAACTGCTTACTAATCGAGAATTGATCATTAAATGGCAACTATCCTACTGCTGATTAGCAAGGCGTCTGCTTTTGAGGATAAAGAAGAAATGAGGCTACTTTGGTACCCTGCTTCAGTTGTTTCATAGTTTCCTGCTGGTCTCCTCTTCTCATTTCTCTGCCTTTGCTTACTTTCACTATAGTTAGCAATTTTCGGATAATGTTCTTTTAGTAAGTAGAGCCTAGACACACCGCAAATGCTCCATAAATTGGAAATGTATTGTTACGGCAGTAGAAGACTAGAAGTCGATCTGTATTTGTGTTCTATACTTGGATAGAATATTTTCATTATACACGTGTCTTAGAGTGCTGTTGCTTCTTTGTAAATGCCTTGTTAGTTTATTAACAATTTTCAGAGACTTGTACAGCTAAATGTCTTCTCTTCATGAATACACACAGTATTTTCCATGTCCTTGCATCATGAGAGCGTTGTTTTCTCAGTTTTGTGCTAAATCTTCGAGCAATATGTGTTCATCAGATGTTCCAGTGCAAGAATGGAATACTATGGTATTGTAACAGTATAATTTTGTTATCCATACAAAGAAATCTCAACAATGAAATTTTCTTCCAGGCAGATGAAAATTTGAGACTTATTCGCTCTTCGTTGCCTGGGGCTGTTGAAGCTTGTATAGATGCTGCAAGTCATGAATTTGATATTTCACAACAACGAGCGTTACTCAGATCTGCAAGCTATGGCCAAGCCTTTTGCAGGTCAGTGGTTATAATCTTATTGCAGTATGTGAACATCAAATGTCATCTATGATGAGAAAATTGGGTTTAGGCTTGAGAGTGTCGTCTTTAATTTAATGCCTCACATGGATGAGCTATTCAAATTATCTTCTTTCCATTTGTCTTATGTATGAAAACTGTATGTACTTCAACACAATCAATTATATAAGCTAGTGGGAAAGACACAAACCAATATGTGCATACTAGAAGAAAAATGTATTAGAAATTAGCAAGGTGTGGAAGTTATTGGAAGTTACCATAAGTTCATGGTTTTCTGTTGGTCTTTTTGTTGTAAATAACAATCAATGATGTATAAATGGAAATCTGAAAAGTGACATAAATGATAACACCAATGCCCTCATGCCTTTGCTGTATCTATGGTATATATGGATGATTAAGCGTCAGGCTGTGGGTAATGTTTTGTGTCTTACCCTTAATATTTTCAATACTAGCAGATGACATCTCTTCTTAATTAAGACTCTTAACTTTTTCTTTGATTGTTTACTCAGGTgctcttctttgtttttctacACCCCAgtcaaatattaaaaaatttgcaTATTGTTAAGGTGTTCTATATTATTGACTGAGAAAAACCAAAGTTTCTATGTCCACGTTTGAATACTTTATGTTGCTTCACATCATATggttcatgcattttttaaatcTATTACCTAGACTTACACCCCTTCATTACAGTCCCTTTTACATGGAAAGGGAGATAAAAAAATTGGATTGTTTAATGCCTTGAAACAAGAAATATTGGATTATTCCATTCAGTTTCACTAGGTATGCAAACAGTGTAAAAATAGGTAGAGGCTATGATGACATGCAACAAGTGTATACAAAACTTGCTGCTACTTTGCTTGATATTTTCCAACCTGACGTTTCTCATTCTGAGAttgaaattaataaataaatgcatttatattcatatatTGTACTCAGCAAGCTAgagaaatgaaggataaaatggagttgtttctttcttttaccCGTGCCACAAAACTTCAGTTGGATCTCTTTTCCATGCTGCtggaagaaaattgtttttctGATTCTTGTCTTGATAATGATAACCAGTTGGCTTTGGCAGCCAATTTCAGCGCAATCGCATCCGTGATACGTCTAGAACTTTACGAGTTCTGAATGCTGTACGCCACCCTGATGTCGGGATTCCACTCAGTATTCAACAGTATAAGGTCCTTCTTGCTTCAcatgttaattttttttggaatttttaacTATTTTCTATAATTGTTGAAGGCTATCAAGTTGTCTTTCTCTGTCTCCTATCAGTTGCTTACACCATCAGTTCTGATTGGACGTCTGATTAATGCTCATCAGCACCTTATAGCTTTGCGGATATCAGAATATTTAGggataaatcaagtaagttatGATGTTGTTTCTGTTATCAGTATATTGCATTTGACTTTTTCCTGTAAGCTGAAAAGGGCGAATCTATTGGTAAACTTATTTCATCCAAGCCAAGTCTGTGTTCTGTATGTGACGACAGTATATAACTATAccatttttttgttcttttcacATGTTAGTAATCTATCGTGTGtttattctcttttattttttgaactcaATGATATCTTTTCattctttcatttgcatcatgtGCAGGAATTAATAGGAGCCTGTAGGGTATATTCTTCTGCGGTTTATTGGATTTTCAGTGCACTAACTTTTCTTTGTTAAGAGCCCATTCAATGTCATGATTCATTTTGTAGGTTAATAGTACTTTGTCACTGTTTGGCCTCAAAGTTTTCCGATCTGATTTGTGTTGAGGGCGGATGTTTTGTTGGGTTTAAGATAGTGAAGTTGTACTTGGTGTGATACGTTGACTTCTTCTTTTCACCCTTCCTATTACCCTCAACACTTCATTTTTTGAATCTTTCTTCTCATATTCATTATTTGATCTTGATTATGTGATGAAAATAGTTTTTGCAAGCTTGCAGAAATGGCTTTAGATAGAATGATCACAAACAAGAAAGGATAGATAGAATGGTCTACTTCAACTATTTGTTTGTGCTAAATTATAAAACTACAACTGCTCCAAAtccacttttattttaattctttatatgggttatttttcttttcacgtAGCATATGATTCCATACTAGGCTTTGTCCTGCTTACTCTTTTGGGATTTTCTGCAGGAAGTCGTCATCATGCATTGGGCGTGTAACAAAATAACTTCTTCATTGGCAATCCCCGATGCTGATCTCCTTCAAATCTTGCTCGATAAGGTCTTTGTTCAGATTTAGTAATTTCTACAATCTTTTCTGCTCATAATGTGTGGCTTAATCAATTGTTTGGCAATTGCAGTTGAAGTTGTGCAAAGGTATATCTTATGCGGCAGTTGCTGCCCATGCTGATAAGAGTGGCCGCAGGAAATTAGCCGCCATGCTAGTTGAACACGAACCTTGTTCCTCCAAGCAGgttcctttgtattttccttgtATAGTTCTTTTGTGAAGTATgcttgctattttttttttttttaccatgttGGTATCTTCAATGTGCCTTGCGGTTTCTAGATGACTGCTGTGCTTTTTCTTCTGCATGATGCTTGGTTAGGTTCCTCTCTTGCTTAGGATCGGAGAAGAAGTTACTGCTCTAGCCAAGGCAACTGAAAGTGGAGATACTGATCTTGTTTATCTTGTCCTGTTTCATATCTGGCAGAAGGTGCTTGATTACTTTAAGAGTAGTATTTTATCCCTCAATAaatgtttattttattattgagGAGTACTAACTTGTCAAACAAAGAATATCCATCACGTGATGACATTTTGTTTGTCCCTTTACTGCTAATGTTCCAGGGACCAACTATGGAGTTTCATAGAACAATACATGCCAGGTCACTGGCACGTGATTTATTCATATGCTATGCAAGGTATGTGTGTTCAGTGggtttagttttgttttgtCCTCTTTCTGCTGCTTCAAATTTATAGTTGACATAATACAtgaaattcttttcttttctatggtGTCAAAGTTGTAGTAATACTGGCATCTTTTTGTTCTTCAGGTGCTATAACCATGAATTCCTGAAGAATTTTTTCATATCGACTGGAGAAATTCAGGTTAGTTTAGATTAGCTTACTATCAAGGGTTAGTTTTCATTCTTTTCGGAATTAAAAtaatgtgtttggataggagtgaATTTGAAGtcttatttggaataattactgtagcactttttgtgatgtgatgcatATGAGATGAAAAGGTGGTTGGGAAGATAAAAGGGTGTCTTGGAAAACGTGTTTGTGATGCAGGCAAATAATTTTTGTGCAAATGTTACCTATAATGTAAGAAATAATTCTATAGCGTTGTTGTATGTTATGTCAACTGGGTTCAGTTGAGAGCTGTCACCAATCGTGACTCTTCCTGTTTAATGATGCTTGAACTCATGGTTGgattataaataaaattttgtttgtCAACCACTGGCTGACATTTCGTTTGTATCTCCAATATTTAGTGAGAGAGAAACTATTTTAGTAACTTAGCAGCTGCAATTCCATGGAGGCTGTTATGATGTGTGGGAAATTTTGTATCAAAACACGAATTACATGAGATTTTTCATTGTTGGGGTGCAATATAAATTGATTTAAATTGTTGAAGCATCCAGCTTTTACTGCTTGTTGTCGATGTATACATGatagttttctgcgttttgttGCCTCAGTAATTGAGGTTATATTCCTTCCTTCAAAGGTGATACAACAGTTCAAGGTTATATCATTTTTCTAGGATGCGGCTTTTCTAATGTGGAAAGAGTCATGGGAATTGGCAAAGAACCCAATGGCAAGCAGGGGATCTCCCCTTCAGGGTCCTCGGATAAAGCTCATTGAGAATGTGCAGAAACTTTTCTCTGAAACCAGGGAACATGTTTTTGAGTCAAAGGCAGCTGAAGAGCATGCAAAGTTGTTGAGGTGACATTTCATCcagcacattagaatatgatcATTTTTTGACTTCCTCTGCCAAGCTCTTGTTAATCGATATGAAGCTTCAAGTTTGAGGTTATTGCCACATTGTGCTGTTAGTTGCTTTATTATGAGAGTGACACCAGAGATGATGCTTGCATTGCATACGTCAATTAGCATATTAGCTTTAGATAAAAACTTCTTTTGCTACTGTTAGACACACATGACAGTTTGTACTAGGAGGCTACCAAACAAAGTCCTCTTGTCCTGTGGACCATAAAGCTGTATATtttttcatttgatttgaaaaatatattttgatttCTTCTGCTCTTTGGATGGTAATGCTCGATGTGTATTAACTGCAGGATGCAACAAGAGTTGGAGGTCACCACAAAGCAGCCTATTTTTGTGGATTCAAGCATCAGTGATACAATTCGAACATGTATTGTACTGGGAAATCATCGGGCTGCTCTGAAAGTTAAAACAGAATTTAAGGTCTGAAAATGTTTGTATTTTCATTTCCTTCTATTAATTGGATAAGATTACACGTGAAGGAAGATGTTGGGATGATACATCTCTTCCTTTCTCATGGACTGTCATGTTAGTTATCATGCACTTTCTCAATCTGGACATTGTGATTATGAAACTTGTGTAAAATGATTTAGGTTTCGGAGAAGCGTTGGTATTGGCTTAAAGTATTTGCTTTGGCAACAATCAGGGATTGGGATGCTCTGGAGAAATTCTCAAAGGAGAAAAGACCACCCATTGGTAAGCTGAAAACGTGTGTCCAGAAGCATTTACAATACCTTTTTTGACTTTGTTTGTCTTGAAGTATATGCGGTGGCATATGATATTCCTTTAATTTGATGAACTCCCTCATCCCCTCCATTTCCTTCCATTTGTAGGCTATCGACCATTTGTGGAGGCATGTATTGATGCTGATGAGAAAGGTGAAGCTCTTAAATACATACCAAAGCTGTCTGATCCTAGGGAGAGAGCTGAGGTAAGCATGGCTGGGATTTATATTCAGTGTGACTGCATGATGTGTCCATTACATATGTTTTTCCTTATAGTatacattttattttcttttttagttgcCCTATCAAATGTGGAAATGGTATACCATTTACTATAGAGTCAAATCACCGTTTAATGTTAGTAGCTGGTTTGAAAAATGATttcaaacaaagaagaaaagacaGATACTCATAAGGGGAggcatttgttttgttttgccaTTATGCATCGTTTTCaacaattaataaaaaattttgacatcCATGAGCAGGCTTATGCTCGAATTGGAATGGCAAAGGAAGCTGCTGATGCTGCATCTCAGGCTAAGGATAATGAATTACTAGGTCGATTGAAATTGACCTTCTCGCAGAATGCAGCAGCTTCATCAATATTTGATACCCTTCGAGATCGGTTGTCCTTCCAGGGGGTTTCTTAGTTTTGCTCTTTCGGCTCTGGCATTTCACCTCTTCGTTGATTTTGGAAGTATGGAGCTGAGTGATGGCGTTTGTTAATATGTTGATATCATGGTTAATGTTATGAAGCTTCCAGAGCGAGCATGTGACAGGCTGCTTGCTTGTTCTGGTGACCACCCTGTCAAAGAGCCTGATTACTGCCCTTGTATCTTCTTCTTTTAAGCTATTGCAGTCTATGAAAGAACACGTACAAACCAATTGGTTTAGCTTCACTGTGGGCAGCGGGCAGCTCGCTTTGATGCATAGTTTTTGCCAATGTAATGTTAACATCAGTTTGTAAACAAAACACAACATGAACGGTATAATATGGCTTGCAACCGCTCAGTGTGGCTTTTAGTTATTTATATACGTGTTATTGCAAGCCTTCTGTTATTTTGCAATTTATTCATCCGTTCTGTAATCTACTCATTCGTTTACTTCATCTGCTAATCAGAAATGAGCAGCTTATGATGCCAACGCTCTCTGTGGTATAAACTTTCAAATTGCTACTTCATCCTCCCCCGTTTTCCCATAGCATTTAATATGCAATCGTAAAGATGCAACGAAGAGCACTTCTCTATACGAAATTGTAAAGATGCGAGTCATTACGACGTCCCGGGAGGATCCGTTTCTACTGTCTTGAGACCCGGTTCAAGGCTCAGCTGACCTCACTAGAAAAAGGTTGGAATAAGCCTTTTCAatgacttgatattgttgctAATCAACCCTATAAACTGATAAAATCTGGTGCTCCGTCATGGAAGAGGATGAGTTTTGTGTCTGATACAATCTGGTGCTCATTTATGTAAGAGAATGCAATTTTTGTCTCATGTTATTGCAGTGGTTTAAACGAATACATTTTTTGAGCTAGAAACCCTGGAAGAGCAAGGCAAAATACCAGCGCTCATAAATGTGTGGAAACAGGGAAAAGTATGTTATGTGGCTCGGACGGTCGAGAGGCTATTTCAGATGGTAGCCAAAAAAACTTTGGTTCATCGCTCACTTTGGAACTGCATAAACTGAATTCTCGTATTTTCCTTCCCACCTGTGAATCAGATTAAAATGCAACGATGAAAATAATAACAGAAACTAGCGGAACCAAGTTATTAGCTGTTCAGGGTCGAAGGCATGCAAAACAAAACCTGCAATCTTCTCTTTCTGGAATCTTGAGCTCCAAATCTTCTTCAAATGGTTGGAATACAACATTGACTCTCTCATCACCCACTCTATCAAAAGTTGAAGGATCCCACTGTTATTTAAGGAAGGCATGGCAGCAATATCTTGGTCAGCATTCTCATTTTGATACAGCAAGAGTTCTTGTAACACAGACGGCACAGAGGGAgggaaaaaggataaaagatgGTTGCATTGGAACATTCAAGaatgtttgtgtgtgtgtgtgtgtgagagagagagagagagggaacatACTTTTGGAGAGTTATCCTTGTCAATTGTAAGAGCTCTGATACCCTTTAGAAGAAACGAGAGTAGACTTCAGAGGTAGAAAGCAACACATCACTTTCTGTTGTTGCACTATAAAACTGAAGTAGCAAGATATTACCTCATAAACATCACCGGATATTGCCGTACGAAGAATGTTCATAGTGAGACGAAACTCTTTTTTCAGGCATTCAGGCAGTGACTGTTTCCTTCCTTCTCGGATCTAGAAATTGTTTAGTACCGATTTTAGAGCAGAGAGGATACAGCAAAGTTGAGAAATTGCAATATGAAAACTATCAAATAGTAGAAGCTTCAGACAAAGCTGTACAACTTATAACTCAAGCAGCAAAACGTTATTCACGAGTTCAATTTCTGGTGTTGAATATGGAGAATTCCACGAAATCTTATAAGAACTGAACTAAGAACTTTGAAAGTTACACAAGCCATATGAAGTCTCGCACTGACATGATAATAATCATGTTTTTATTTTGCAACAAGTGTATTCAAGCTTCAAAGATGActttgaaaaagacaaaatccaTCACTGCTACACGGGGATATAAATGTCAAATATTCAAACACATTTTTGTGAAAAATGTACTCCGTTATATTCTCTGAAACAAAACCTGTTTTCTTAACTTCTAAATTACATACGCTCAGTAGGATAACTAGAGTTAAAATTTCAATCTTTCACAAACATTAAAAACTGAAAAGAAATTTACTTTTAGACAGTTGATTTAGCAAGCAGGGAAATGCAAAGAGAAGAATGAGATGCAACTCCCACTGCAATGACCATCCCACATCAAGCACACACAAAAAGATCAAAACAGATAAGAGAAAGAAATCAAGCATGAAGAGAAATGGATGTATAAAGAGAATGAGAAAGGATCACTCAAACTCTCACCAAGAAAAACTGCTGTTCAAATTTTTGATACTTCTAAGTATGTTATATATTTGTACAACTATCCACCAGTTCAGATTAATATCAACTGCTGAAAGAGGAGGTTCTAGGGAATTCCATTACCGATCTCAATGTTATCTTTAATCCTGTCGGAGATGATCTCTTTAATCCTTTAAGCACTGGAACAATCCAACCATTTCCTTCTTTGGTAGCCTCAGCTTCCTGAGATTGACTATGCACATTAGGTCCTGTAATTTTATAACACGCAAGACTTTTTTGAATCATGAATATTATCTCTTACAAGGGATTTTATGATCTCCTCCACAGAATCCTTAGAAAAACAATCATCTATCATTTTTTGTCTGCAAGTAAACCAAACAAGATTAATCCTGTGAACATTTCTGAAATAGTAATGCAGTAAACTGAGATGACTTACTTCTTCAAGACACTTTCTTCATCAATCTGAACATCAGAGGAAAATTCTTCAATGGTAGATTTGACAGCAGTCTCTGCACCATTATTTAAGCTCACCAGGCGTTTCTCCAGTTCAGGCAGTTTCTGGATGCAGAACATGGCTTAAACGTAGTCAACATTTGATATTCTAACTTACTGGACAAATCTGATGCAACTAACAATGTGTCTTATCCATTTGAGGGATTCTAACAGATGATGGATAAGGATTTGATAAGCAATAGAGCCAATCTGGTATTTAGCAAAGAATGTCTATTGTCTAAGACAATAATAATCTTTAGTTAATAgtgtcttcctttttttttggattaataATGTCACGTATTGGATAAGACACTAAGATGGACTGACAACAGTTCCTCTTTCCCTTGACTTCCTGACCATGGATCCTCTCTCCCTCAACTTCTTTTACCTCTCCCCCTCCAAACAACTGAGGGGATATATCCCATTTTCCTAATCAACCCCCCGCTTAGTCGCTATATGAGCCCTTAAATTACTATTATGGAGCACTCAAGGAACTAAAAGGTGTGTTGTCATGAGGAAGCTTGTTGCTTTTACAATCAGAAAAAAGATTTCCCAGGAACATGCTCCTTCAACTACTCAATCTGACACAGGACTAAAGTACCTAAAACAACTTTAAAATTTGCAATGTACCTCGGAGGGGACAAAATGCGTAGCCAATCCAGCGGCAACCAACTCTTTACCACTCAGCCTTGCCCCTGTTAGGGCCAAGTATTCCCCTGCATATGAAGTTCCACTTAGAAAGTTGAAGTTGACCTTATTGTTCTTACGACACATGCAGAAGGAAAAACACTTCAACTATTGGATACATAATGTGTAATGAAAATCTGGTCTAGTTGAACCTTACCTAGATGCCCAGGGAGACGTGAAAGCATGTACGAAAACCCACAATCAGTGTGAAACCCAATACTTGCTTCTGGAGTGGCAAAAACCTGTAATAAACATGCTCAAAACTCATCATGGAAAGAAAGGAGAATGAAATAGAGAGAAGAAATAGAGCTTCCTACAGCCAAATGATCAGGAAAGTATCTATGAATCACATTTGATACTAACAGCTTTTTCTGTGACTACAGAAAACTTCAACGGGACCATCAAAGATGCACCTCCCCCCATGGAAATTCCTTGAACAAGAGCAACCTGCCAAAAATATCCACAAGCAGGATTGGAAATGCCAAAATGTGGGCTTCACAAATTCTTCCAGAACAATAACTTCTTGCCAACAAATGCTCCATGAAATTAAAGCAACCTGTGTTTTCTTATAAGTGTGAATGTGGTAGCAAAGCCAATACATCCTGTAGACCACTTCAAGACACGAATCCCCTGACAATTGACAAAGAGAAATACTGATGCATAAGTTaacttgaaagtgaaaataCAATCTTGCAAGCATTACAGTATCAGCAGAAAATGATTACTCGAGGTCCTGCCATCATAAAACATTCTCAAATCCCCACCAGCAGAAAAGGCACGGCCAGCACCCTGTGTACACAAGCAGTTTTATACAG of Coffea arabica cultivar ET-39 chromosome 5c, Coffea Arabica ET-39 HiFi, whole genome shotgun sequence contains these proteins:
- the LOC113690836 gene encoding protein VACUOLELESS1; amino-acid sequence: MAAVSVAAEWQLLYNRYYRKPELYQMQWKHVDLTRNKVACAPFGGPIAAIRDDAKIVQLYSESALRKLRIFNSAGVQISETVWRNAGGRLIGMAWSDDLKLICITQDGTVYCYSFHAELIKTLSLGQDGLKHSIVECVFWGNGVVCINEAVELYCIPDFNNPSPIRLADTGLEDMPLCMAVIEPQYTMSGNVEVLLGVSDSVMVVEEDGVQQTGAEIGPIQKMVVSRNGKLIASFTHDGRLLVLSSDFSNIIFEYTCESALPPEQLAWCGMDSVLLYWDDMLLMVGPYGDPVRHLYDEPIVLIPECDGVRILSNTNMEFLQRVPDSTVSIFQIGSTQPAALLYDALDHFDRRSAKADENLRLIRSSLPGAVEACIDAASHEFDISQQRALLRSASYGQAFCSQFQRNRIRDTSRTLRVLNAVRHPDVGIPLSIQQYKLLTPSVLIGRLINAHQHLIALRISEYLGINQEVVIMHWACNKITSSLAIPDADLLQILLDKLKLCKGISYAAVAAHADKSGRRKLAAMLVEHEPCSSKQVPLLLRIGEEVTALAKATESGDTDLVYLVLFHIWQKGPTMEFHRTIHARSLARDLFICYARCYNHEFLKNFFISTGEIQDAAFLMWKESWELAKNPMASRGSPLQGPRIKLIENVQKLFSETREHVFESKAAEEHAKLLRMQQELEVTTKQPIFVDSSISDTIRTCIVLGNHRAALKVKTEFKVSEKRWYWLKVFALATIRDWDALEKFSKEKRPPIGYRPFVEACIDADEKGEALKYIPKLSDPRERAEAYARIGMAKEAADAASQAKDNELLGRLKLTFSQNAAASSIFDTLRDRLSFQGVS
- the LOC113690838 gene encoding 3-hydroxyisobutyryl-CoA hydrolase-like protein 5 isoform X1, producing MAQQVNSQDEEVVLAEEMSHVRLITLNRPRQLNVISSRVVSLLAQYLEKWEKDDNAELILIKGAGRAFSAGGDLRMFYDGRTSRDSCLEVVYRMYWLCYHIHTYKKTQVALVQGISMGGGASLMVPLKFSVVTEKAVFATPEASIGFHTDCGFSYMLSRLPGHLGEYLALTGARLSGKELVAAGLATHFVPSEKLPELEKRLVSLNNGAETAVKSTIEEFSSDVQIDEESVLKKQKMIDDCFSKDSVEEIIKSLEAEATKEGNGWIVPVLKGLKRSSPTGLKITLRSIREGRKQSLPECLKKEFRLTMNILRTAISGDVYEGIRALTIDKDNSPKWDPSTFDRVGDERVNVVFQPFEEDLELKIPEREDCRWEGKYENSVYAVPK
- the LOC113690838 gene encoding 3-hydroxyisobutyryl-CoA hydrolase-like protein 5 isoform X2; translated protein: MSHVRLITLNRPRQLNVISSRVVSLLAQYLEKWEKDDNAELILIKGAGRAFSAGGDLRMFYDGRTSRDSCLEVVYRMYWLCYHIHTYKKTQVALVQGISMGGGASLMVPLKFSVVTEKAVFATPEASIGFHTDCGFSYMLSRLPGHLGEYLALTGARLSGKELVAAGLATHFVPSEKLPELEKRLVSLNNGAETAVKSTIEEFSSDVQIDEESVLKKQKMIDDCFSKDSVEEIIKSLEAEATKEGNGWIVPVLKGLKRSSPTGLKITLRSIREGRKQSLPECLKKEFRLTMNILRTAISGDVYEGIRALTIDKDNSPKWDPSTFDRVGDERVNVVFQPFEEDLELKIPEREDCRWEGKYENSVYAVPK